One window of the Leptospira ryugenii genome contains the following:
- the uvrC gene encoding excinuclease ABC subunit UvrC translates to MKDPLVLKNIQGKIKNLGSVPGCYLWKNERGDVIYVGKAIKLESRVRSYLNPRHPDKKTRALYIEIQDLDWIVTTTEAEALILEATLIKKYSPKFNVRLKDDKRYPFICVSTSEAFPMVFLTRKVKDNGDAYFGPFTDVKAARDALELIHRIFPVRKTKLNLPLPKPQRPCLNFHMHRCLGPCQGNVSREVYGELISEILSFLEGKKEGLVQRLKQNMLAASEKMEYERAGFLKKRIDQINQIREKQTVVSLDGGDEDIIAFARREDEGQVIILEVRGGRLEGKKSFPITGLAYSTEEEIIQAFLRDYYLRVSTIPSLIILPPQAKGNYDAVLSAIQEHSNLLPKLKFPEAGQKRSLLRLAEKNAELSLTERILATKLRDQTNALKEIQTNLKLPQLPRVIECYDISHFQGSSPVASGVMFVEGKPYKAGYRHYKIRGYEGINDPGMMHEVIARRLSHLINEDEPLPDLIVIDGGPTQLTRAAEAANALDLGDLPMIGLAKKREEIFFPGDNDPYTFDIHSPMMRLIRSVRDEAHRFGVNYHRLLRKKKTLQSILDEIPDVGNVRKKQILKFFQAKKKVQDASLAELKLVPGIGTTLAERIFEKIQEIKTKSQIKV, encoded by the coding sequence ATGAAAGATCCCCTTGTCCTGAAAAACATCCAAGGTAAAATCAAAAACCTAGGTTCCGTTCCTGGCTGTTACCTCTGGAAAAATGAGAGGGGAGATGTCATTTATGTTGGTAAGGCGATCAAATTGGAATCGCGGGTCAGGTCCTATTTAAACCCCCGCCACCCGGATAAAAAAACAAGAGCTCTCTATATTGAAATCCAGGATCTAGATTGGATTGTAACCACAACCGAAGCGGAAGCTCTCATCCTGGAAGCAACACTCATAAAAAAATACAGCCCTAAGTTTAACGTAAGGCTGAAAGACGACAAACGCTACCCGTTTATTTGCGTATCCACTAGTGAAGCCTTTCCCATGGTCTTTTTAACAAGAAAGGTGAAGGACAATGGGGATGCCTATTTTGGTCCCTTTACAGATGTTAAAGCAGCTAGAGATGCTTTAGAATTGATCCATAGAATTTTCCCTGTTCGCAAAACGAAGTTAAATTTACCTCTTCCGAAACCGCAAAGGCCTTGCCTCAATTTCCATATGCACCGCTGTTTAGGGCCTTGCCAAGGTAATGTCAGTCGAGAGGTGTATGGAGAGCTCATTTCGGAAATTCTGAGCTTTTTGGAGGGAAAAAAGGAAGGCCTTGTCCAGAGATTAAAACAAAATATGTTGGCTGCTTCTGAAAAAATGGAGTATGAACGGGCAGGATTTCTAAAAAAGAGAATTGATCAGATTAACCAAATTAGAGAGAAGCAAACTGTTGTTAGTTTAGATGGAGGGGACGAGGATATCATTGCCTTCGCTCGTAGAGAGGATGAAGGGCAGGTCATTATCCTAGAAGTTAGGGGAGGGCGTTTGGAAGGGAAAAAATCCTTTCCGATCACTGGACTTGCTTATAGCACCGAAGAAGAAATCATCCAAGCATTCCTACGCGATTATTATTTGCGGGTAAGTACCATTCCCTCTTTGATCATTCTCCCACCTCAGGCAAAAGGCAATTACGATGCCGTTCTTTCTGCTATACAAGAACATTCGAATCTACTACCCAAGCTTAAATTTCCAGAAGCAGGACAGAAGAGGTCACTCCTTCGCCTAGCTGAGAAAAATGCCGAACTTTCACTCACGGAAAGGATCCTTGCAACCAAACTTAGAGACCAAACCAATGCCCTTAAGGAAATTCAAACTAATCTGAAACTTCCGCAATTGCCCAGAGTTATCGAATGTTATGATATCTCTCATTTCCAAGGCAGTTCACCAGTGGCAAGTGGTGTGATGTTTGTAGAAGGAAAACCCTATAAGGCTGGTTACCGTCATTATAAAATCCGTGGCTATGAGGGGATCAATGATCCAGGTATGATGCACGAAGTGATCGCTAGGAGACTCTCCCATCTCATCAATGAAGATGAGCCCTTACCAGATTTGATTGTCATTGATGGGGGCCCCACGCAATTGACAAGAGCCGCAGAAGCCGCAAATGCACTAGACCTTGGTGATCTACCTATGATTGGACTTGCGAAAAAACGCGAAGAGATCTTTTTTCCAGGGGACAATGATCCTTATACTTTTGATATACACTCTCCTATGATGAGATTGATACGTTCTGTACGGGATGAAGCGCACCGATTCGGGGTAAATTACCATCGATTGCTACGAAAGAAGAAAACTCTACAATCTATCTTGGATGAGATTCCCGATGTAGG